A genomic window from Syngnathus typhle isolate RoL2023-S1 ecotype Sweden linkage group LG18, RoL_Styp_1.0, whole genome shotgun sequence includes:
- the LOC133142613 gene encoding chromobox protein homolog 2-like isoform X2, with protein sequence MEGVTVGQVFDAECILSKRPRKGKFEYLVKWRGWSSKHNSWEPEENILDPRLLAAFHKREQERDLLFQKKGKRPRGRPRKFPLPVPPAAKDNRSSSSSFSGASSSEEDEEEAERRKAKGGAAAAMPASPRPPPAALQKRPPILAAKAEPHRSKRGRRALHADLGAWRRAKSRTPPLPLSPSRRRRHQLLPGFLRKAEPRSGIKKPLQPASFTYTGLGRTARDHHAAAQSSLFSQAASKGGCVWSRPAPASSPPPPPHRKTSHGELKSGASGRGYAPKGTPPSPRAVFGGGGPVSAQRLAPPPRRQDAHRHKRALLKAPPSQRLGLRAPDPQSVARAPLAGHQGNSGVAVRTSSRSGSLVVIRDACVTPKGRRPGSPAGGASERDGSGRRRRDQRASAGRNLDELSAGDSDASSGGEWERDGASSYPDDGRPSLGDAATESDAETDWRPARDLLEHVFVTDVTANLITVTVKESPTSVGFFNPRNR encoded by the exons ATGGAGGGGGTCACAGTGGGCCAGGTATTTGATGCCGAATGCATCCTAAGCAAGCGGCCGAGAAAG GGCAAGTTCGAGTATCTTGTCAAGTGGAGAGGGTGGTCGTCCAA GCACAACAGTTGGGAGCCAGAGGAGAATATTTTGGACCCGAGGTTACTGGCAGCTTTTCACAAAAG GGAACAAGAGCGAGACCTTTTGTTCCAGAAGAAAGGAAAGAGGCCAAGAGGACGACCACGCAAGTTTCCG CTTCCCGTTCCTCCCGCCGCCAAAGACAACCGCTCGTCCTCGTCGTCCTTCTCCGGCGCGTCTTCGtctgaggaagatgaggaggaagcgGAGCGCCGGAAGGCCAaagggggggcggcggcggcgatgcCGGCGAGCCCCCGGCCGCCCCCGGCCGCCCTCCAGAAGAGGCCTCCCATCCTGGCCGCCAAAGCCGAGCCCCATCGCAGCAAGCGCGGGCGGAGGGCGCTTCACGCCGACCTGGGCGCTTGGAGGCGCGCCAAAAGCAGGACGCCGCCCTTGCCCTTGTCcccgagccgccgccgccgccaccagctGCTGCCGGGCTTCCTGCGCAA GGCCGAGCCGCGGTCGGGGATAAAGAAGCCGCTGCAGCCGGCCAGCTTCACCTACACCGGACTCGGCCGGACCGCCAGAGACCACCACGCTGCTGCCCAGAGCTCGCTTTTCTCCCAGGCGGCATCCAAAGGGGGCTGCGTCTGGAGCCGACCCGCGCCCGcctcctcgccgccgccgccgccgcatagGAAGACGTCGCACGGCGAGCTCAAGTCCGGCGCGTCGGGCCGGGGCTACGCCCCCAAAGGGACGCCGCCTTCTCCGAGAGCCGTCTTCGGGGGCGGCGGCCCGGTGTCCGCGCAGCGCCTGGCGCCGCCTCCGAGGAGACAGGACGCCCACCGACACAAGCGAGCGCTCCTCAAGGCGCCGCCCTCGCAGCGGCTCGGCCTGCGGGCGCCCGACCCTCAGAGCGTCGCCAGGGCGCCGCTCGCCGGCCATCAGGGCAACAGCGGCGTGGCGGTGCGCACCAGCTCGCGGAGCGGCAGCCTGGTGGTCATCAGAGACGCTTGCGTGACACCCAAAGGGCGGCGTCCGGGCTCGCCCGCAGGGGGCGCCTCTGAGAGGGACGGcagcgggcggcggcggcgggaccaGCGCGCGTCCGCCGGCCGCAACCTAGACGAACTCAGCGCCGGCGACTCGGACGCCAGCAGCGGCGGCGAGTGGGAGCGGGACGGCGCCTCGTCGTATCCCGACGACGGGCGGCCCAGCCTGGGCGACGCCGCCACCGAGTCGGACGCCGAGACGGACTGGCGGCCCGCGCGGGACCTTCTGGAACACGTGTTTGTCACCGACGTCACAGCCAATTTGATTACCGTCACCGTCAAGGAGTCGCCCACCAGCGTGGGCTTCTTCAACCCGCGCAACCGCTAG
- the LOC133142616 gene encoding cytochrome c oxidase assembly protein COX11, mitochondrial isoform X1 → MLLSALLRRLGPWPPPRGLGCHAGVLRAQIPAARPYVQSRGVKSRKRPSFEEQRKTRNKTVLTYVAAAGVAMVGLSYAAVPLYRLYCQATGLGGSAVAGHDSDLVATMEPVKERVIKVTFNADTHASMRWNFRPQQTEIFVIPGETALAFYRAKNPTDKPIIGISTYNVVPFDAGQYFNKIQCFCFEEQRLNPHEEVDMPVFFYIDPEFDADPRMARVDTITLSYTFFEAKEGQRPPLPGYGYS, encoded by the exons ATGCTGCTGTCCGCGCTCCTGCGCCGCCTCGGGCCCTGGCCCCCACCGAGGGGTCTCGGCTGCCACGCCGGCGTGCTGCGGGCCCAAATCCCAGCTGCGCGCCCCTACGTCCAGAGCCGCGGCGTCAAGAGCAGGAAGCGTCCGAGCTTCGAGGAGCAGCGCAAGACTCGCAACAAGACGGTGCTGACGTACGTGGCGGCCGCAGGCGTGGCCATGGTCGGCCTGTCCTACGCCGCCGTGCCACTCTACAGGCTCTACTGCCAG GCGACGGGGCTCGGGGGCTCGGCGGTGGCCGGTCACGACTCGGACCTGGTGGCCACCATGGAGCCGGTGAAGGAGCGCGTCATCAAAGTCACCTTCAACGCCGACACGCATGCCAGCATGCGGTGGAACTTCAGACCTCAGCAGACGGAGATCTTT GTGATCCCGGGGGAGACGGCGCTGGCCTTCTACAGGGCCAAGAACCCCACCGACAAGCCCATCATCGGCATCTCCACCTACAACGTGGTGCCCTTCGACGCCGGCCAGTACTTCAACAAGATCCAG TGCTTCTGCTTCGAGGAGCAGCGTCTGAACCCTCACGAGGAGGTGGACATGCCCGTCTTCTTCTATATCGACCCCGAGTTTGACGCCGACCCCAGGATGGCCCGCGTGGACACCATCACGCTGTCCTACACCTTCTTCGAGGCCAAGGAGGGACAGCGTCCGCCGCTGCCGGGCTACGGCTACAGCTGA
- the LOC133142613 gene encoding chromobox protein homolog 2-like isoform X1, with product MEGVTVGQVFDAECILSKRPRKGKFEYLVKWRGWSSKHNSWEPEENILDPRLLAAFHKREQERDLLFQKKGKRPRGRPRKFPLPVPPAAKDNRSSSSSFSGASSSEEDEEEAERRKAKGGAAAAMPASPRPPPAALQKRPPILAAKAEPHRSKRGRRALHADLGAWRRAKSRTPPLPLSPSRRRRHQLLPGFLRKYGKAEPRSGIKKPLQPASFTYTGLGRTARDHHAAAQSSLFSQAASKGGCVWSRPAPASSPPPPPHRKTSHGELKSGASGRGYAPKGTPPSPRAVFGGGGPVSAQRLAPPPRRQDAHRHKRALLKAPPSQRLGLRAPDPQSVARAPLAGHQGNSGVAVRTSSRSGSLVVIRDACVTPKGRRPGSPAGGASERDGSGRRRRDQRASAGRNLDELSAGDSDASSGGEWERDGASSYPDDGRPSLGDAATESDAETDWRPARDLLEHVFVTDVTANLITVTVKESPTSVGFFNPRNR from the exons ATGGAGGGGGTCACAGTGGGCCAGGTATTTGATGCCGAATGCATCCTAAGCAAGCGGCCGAGAAAG GGCAAGTTCGAGTATCTTGTCAAGTGGAGAGGGTGGTCGTCCAA GCACAACAGTTGGGAGCCAGAGGAGAATATTTTGGACCCGAGGTTACTGGCAGCTTTTCACAAAAG GGAACAAGAGCGAGACCTTTTGTTCCAGAAGAAAGGAAAGAGGCCAAGAGGACGACCACGCAAGTTTCCG CTTCCCGTTCCTCCCGCCGCCAAAGACAACCGCTCGTCCTCGTCGTCCTTCTCCGGCGCGTCTTCGtctgaggaagatgaggaggaagcgGAGCGCCGGAAGGCCAaagggggggcggcggcggcgatgcCGGCGAGCCCCCGGCCGCCCCCGGCCGCCCTCCAGAAGAGGCCTCCCATCCTGGCCGCCAAAGCCGAGCCCCATCGCAGCAAGCGCGGGCGGAGGGCGCTTCACGCCGACCTGGGCGCTTGGAGGCGCGCCAAAAGCAGGACGCCGCCCTTGCCCTTGTCcccgagccgccgccgccgccaccagctGCTGCCGGGCTTCCTGCGCAAGTATGGAAA GGCCGAGCCGCGGTCGGGGATAAAGAAGCCGCTGCAGCCGGCCAGCTTCACCTACACCGGACTCGGCCGGACCGCCAGAGACCACCACGCTGCTGCCCAGAGCTCGCTTTTCTCCCAGGCGGCATCCAAAGGGGGCTGCGTCTGGAGCCGACCCGCGCCCGcctcctcgccgccgccgccgccgcatagGAAGACGTCGCACGGCGAGCTCAAGTCCGGCGCGTCGGGCCGGGGCTACGCCCCCAAAGGGACGCCGCCTTCTCCGAGAGCCGTCTTCGGGGGCGGCGGCCCGGTGTCCGCGCAGCGCCTGGCGCCGCCTCCGAGGAGACAGGACGCCCACCGACACAAGCGAGCGCTCCTCAAGGCGCCGCCCTCGCAGCGGCTCGGCCTGCGGGCGCCCGACCCTCAGAGCGTCGCCAGGGCGCCGCTCGCCGGCCATCAGGGCAACAGCGGCGTGGCGGTGCGCACCAGCTCGCGGAGCGGCAGCCTGGTGGTCATCAGAGACGCTTGCGTGACACCCAAAGGGCGGCGTCCGGGCTCGCCCGCAGGGGGCGCCTCTGAGAGGGACGGcagcgggcggcggcggcgggaccaGCGCGCGTCCGCCGGCCGCAACCTAGACGAACTCAGCGCCGGCGACTCGGACGCCAGCAGCGGCGGCGAGTGGGAGCGGGACGGCGCCTCGTCGTATCCCGACGACGGGCGGCCCAGCCTGGGCGACGCCGCCACCGAGTCGGACGCCGAGACGGACTGGCGGCCCGCGCGGGACCTTCTGGAACACGTGTTTGTCACCGACGTCACAGCCAATTTGATTACCGTCACCGTCAAGGAGTCGCCCACCAGCGTGGGCTTCTTCAACCCGCGCAACCGCTAG
- the LOC133142612 gene encoding prolyl 4-hydroxylase subunit alpha-1-like, with protein sequence MAPLCFLLLLLGFNSAAEFYSSIGHMTELLHTEQDLLASLEDYVRAEEYKLEWVKRWARRLSELSASAIRDPEVFLGHPVNAFQLLKRMNREWRDLESLVRSNMSDAFVARLSSKREHLPGEDDQTGAAEALLRLQDTYQLDTDTLAKGQLPGTSALPSALTADDCFDLGLAAYKDDDFYLTEMWMSQAIGQMEQAGQTLGVSPVTILDYHSYSLYKLGDLERALDSTKKILELDPQNQRAKDGLKYYEQELANPKSDKAVPVTQRVRPTSYNASTYKRLCRGDNVELTALKQSGLFCRYYDNQRHPNLVLAPVKEEELWDFPRVVRYYDIASDDDMERIKEMARPTLSRSQVRNIANNSNQVSRVRVSQNTWLGNYQSPVVTKLINRAGYITGLDMTTAESMQVANYGMGGLYEPHIDFQGKEVANPYADLGTGNRIATWMLYLSNVQAGGATVFPRAGAVAWPIKGSAVFWYNLHPNGEGDHSTQHAACPVLVGSKWVANTWLHERGQEFRRRCDPLSPAELVLASDSTRWNDA encoded by the exons ATGGCGCCCCTTTGCTTCTTGCTGCTCCTCCTGGGCTTCAACTCGGCCGCTGAGTTCTACTCTTCCATAG GTCACATGACGGAGCTACTGCACACGGAGCAGGACCTGTTGGCCTCGCTGGAGGACTACGTCCGAGCCGAGGAGTACAAACTGGAGTGGGTCAAAAG GTGGGCCCGGAGGCTGTCCGAGCTGTCGGCGTCGGCCATCCGGGACCCCGAAGTCTTCCTCGGCCACCCCGTCAACGCCTTCCAACTTCTCAAGAGGATGAACCGGGAGTGGCGCGACCTGGAGAGCCTGGTGCGCAGCAACATGTCTGACG CTTTCGTGGCGCGCCTGAGCTCCAAACGGGAGCACCTTCCCGGCGAGGACGACCAGACGGGCGCGGCCGAAGCCCTCCTGAGGCTGCAGGACACGTACCAGCTGGACACCGACACCCTGGCCAAAGGCCAGCTGCCGG GAACCTCGGCGCTCCCGAGCGCCCTGACGGCGGACGACTGCTTCGACCTGGGCTTGGCGGCGTACAAGGATGACGACTTCTACCTCACCGAGATGTGGATGTCTCAGGCTATCGGGCAGATGGAGCAAGCCGGGCAGACCCTCGGCGTCAGCCCCGTCACCATCCTGGACTACCACAGCTACTCCCTCTACAAGCTGGGAGACCTGGAGCGCGCCTTGGACTCCACCAAGAAGATCCTGGAGCTCG ATCCGCAAAACCAACGTGCCAAAGACGGTCTCAAGTACTATGAGCAAGAACTGGCCAATCCCAAGAGCGACAAGGCCGTGCCGGTGACCCAGCGGGTGCGCCCCACTTCCTACAACGCCAGCACGTACAAGCGGCTGTGTCGCGGCGACAATGTGGAGTTG ACGGCGCTCAAACAGAGCGGCCTCTTTTGCCGTTACTATGACAACCAGCGCCATCCCAACCTGGTGCTGGCTCCCGTCAAAGAGGAGGAGCTGTGGGACTTCCCCCGCGTGGTCCGCTATTACGACATAGCCTCGGACGACGACATGGAGCGAATCAAAGAGATGGCCAGGCCCACG CTCTCGCGCTCCCAAGTGAGGAACATCGCCAACAACTCCAACCAAGTATCGCGAGTGAGAGTCTCGCAGAA caCCTGGCTGGGCAACTACCAGTCCCCAGTGGTGACCAAGCTGATCAACAGAGCGGGTTACATCACCGGCCTGGACATGACCACCGCCGAGTCCATGCAG GTGGCCAACTACGGCATGGGCGGACTCTACGAACCCCATATTGACTTTCAAGGG AAAGAAGTGGCCAACCCGTACGCAGATTTGGGAACAGGAAACCGAATCGCCACCTGGATGCTTTAC TTAAGCAACGTGCAGGCAGGGGGCGCCACCGTCTTCCCCAGAGCTGGCGCCGTCGCCTGGCCAATCAAG GGCTCGGCCGTGTTCTGGTACAATCTTCACCCCAACGGAGAGGGAGACCATTCCACCCAGCACGCTGCCTGTCCTGTCCT
- the LOC133142616 gene encoding cytochrome c oxidase assembly protein COX11, mitochondrial isoform X2 produces MLLSALLRRLGPWPPPRGLGCHAGVLRAQIPAARPYVQSRGVKSRKRPSFEEQRKTRNKTVLTYVAAAGVAMVGLSYAAVPLYRLYCQATGLGGSAVAGHDSDLVATMEPVKERVIKVTFNADTHASMRWNFRPQQTEIFVIPGETALAFYRAKNPTDKPIIGISTYNVVPFDAGQYFNKIQRLNPHEEVDMPVFFYIDPEFDADPRMARVDTITLSYTFFEAKEGQRPPLPGYGYS; encoded by the exons ATGCTGCTGTCCGCGCTCCTGCGCCGCCTCGGGCCCTGGCCCCCACCGAGGGGTCTCGGCTGCCACGCCGGCGTGCTGCGGGCCCAAATCCCAGCTGCGCGCCCCTACGTCCAGAGCCGCGGCGTCAAGAGCAGGAAGCGTCCGAGCTTCGAGGAGCAGCGCAAGACTCGCAACAAGACGGTGCTGACGTACGTGGCGGCCGCAGGCGTGGCCATGGTCGGCCTGTCCTACGCCGCCGTGCCACTCTACAGGCTCTACTGCCAG GCGACGGGGCTCGGGGGCTCGGCGGTGGCCGGTCACGACTCGGACCTGGTGGCCACCATGGAGCCGGTGAAGGAGCGCGTCATCAAAGTCACCTTCAACGCCGACACGCATGCCAGCATGCGGTGGAACTTCAGACCTCAGCAGACGGAGATCTTT GTGATCCCGGGGGAGACGGCGCTGGCCTTCTACAGGGCCAAGAACCCCACCGACAAGCCCATCATCGGCATCTCCACCTACAACGTGGTGCCCTTCGACGCCGGCCAGTACTTCAACAAGATCCAG CGTCTGAACCCTCACGAGGAGGTGGACATGCCCGTCTTCTTCTATATCGACCCCGAGTTTGACGCCGACCCCAGGATGGCCCGCGTGGACACCATCACGCTGTCCTACACCTTCTTCGAGGCCAAGGAGGGACAGCGTCCGCCGCTGCCGGGCTACGGCTACAGCTGA